TGATGTGCGTCATTCGCTCCTGCACGAACTTGTTAAGCGCGTAGACGGAGGAAAGGTTTGGCCGCTTCCATTCCGGCGTCGCGACAGGCGACAGCGGACGGCCTTCCGCATCGACAGGGTCCCAGGTTCGCTGCCCGTCACGCAGCACGCCGCGCGTCGCATCCTCGACGAGGCGGCCTCTCGCATCCTTGTAGAGCCCCTCGCCGTAGATGCTCATCGAGGACGCCGTGACGACGCGCCGCACCGGATGATTGATCAGCGCTTCGAAGAGCACGGCGGTGCCGACGTCGTTCGTCGAGGTGTAGCGCTCGACCTCGTACATCGACTGGCCGACACCAACCTCGGCGGCAAGATGGATGACGCTCTCAACCCCGACGAGCGCGGCATCGATGGACGATCTGTCGCGGATGTCAGCGCGGATGAACTCGACGTCTGACGGCAGCAGCTTTGAGCCGTCGGCGCCGCCGTGGACCTGCTCGATCAGGCTGTCGAGCACCCGCACGACCTTGCCGCGCGCCAGGAGCTCGTTGGCAATCGCACGGCCTATGAACCCCGCGCCGCCCGTGATGAGGACCGTTTCCACCGACCGAACGTCTCCAGTATATCAAATGACATTGCTGAGCGTCATATTCCGAAGCCAACAGCTTCTTCTTCTTGTTTGTTCCCTTTGACAAGACAATGAAGTCAAATGAGGGAACGGACGCAACATGGACGCATTCAGCTTCTATGTTGATGCAGCCTTCCCCGGCGTCCGCATGAGCCTGACGGTTCTGCTCGCGCGCCACGGCACACACGATGAGGTGGGTCAAATTCTGAGCGGACGATCGGATATCGCGCTGAACGAGCGTGGCCGCGGCGAAGCGCAGCGGCTCGCGGAGCGCTTGCGAGGAGCACCGATCGCGGCGATCCGTACGAGCCCGCGTCGACGCGCGGTGGAGACCGCCATGACGATCGGTGACATCGTGGGATCGTCACCGCGCATCGTTGCGGCGCTCGATGAAATCGACTTCGGCGAGTGGTCAGGCCAAACCTTCGGCGCGCTGGACGGCGATCCGCGCTGGCGGCAGTGGAATGCGGCCCGCCGCACGGCCTCGACGCCGTCGGGCGACACGATCGCTGCGGCTGTCTCGCGCGCGCTATGTCATTTGCAGGCCTGCGGGGACATGGGCGCCATCCTCTGCGTGAGCCACTGCGATCTCATCCGCGGTCTCGTCGCGCACTGCCTCGGCTTGGATCTCGACAACATCCTGTCCTTTGACATCGATCCGGGCTCACTCACGACGCTTGTGATGGATGGCGAGCGCGGACGTGTCGTGGCCTTGAACGAGCGCCCGGCATGACGCGACATGACGGCGGACACGACGCGGCGATCCGCGACAAGGTGCGGCAGCTTGCACCCTGGTTCCAGAACATCCAGCTTGGCGACGGGCTTGCGACGGCGCCCGAGCACTACCTAGGTGACTATCCCCGCTTCAAGTTCGAGCTTTTCGCGCATGCCCTTCCGGCAGACCTGAGCGGCAAGACCGTCCTCGACATCGGCTGCAACGCCGGCTTCTACAGCTGCGAGATGAAGCGGCGCGGCGCGGCGCGCGTCGTGGGGCTCGACACCGACGAGCGCTACCTAGCCCAAGCCCGCTTCGTTGCCGAGACACTCGGGTTCGACGAC
This Beijerinckiaceae bacterium RH AL1 DNA region includes the following protein-coding sequences:
- a CDS encoding Nucleoside-diphosphate-sugar epimerase (ID:RHAL1_03204;~source:Prodigal:2.6), with translation METVLITGGAGFIGRAIANELLARGKVVRVLDSLIEQVHGGADGSKLLPSDVEFIRADIRDRSSIDAALVGVESVIHLAAEVGVGQSMYEVERYTSTNDVGTAVLFEALINHPVRRVVTASSMSIYGEGLYKDARGRLVEDATRGVLRDGQRTWDPVDAEGRPLSPVATPEWKRPNLSSVYALNKFVQERMTHIMSAPYGIESVCLRLFNVYGSGQALSNPYTGVLAIFASRLLNGQPPVIFEDGEQRRDFVHVADVARAFADALDLPNISGGTFNIGSGQHRSVAEVATDIARAMGRNAYEPDILGKARTGDIRHCFCDTSLAEAKLGFKAKQDFGGGLAELALWVAEQTATDRVDEMRAELERKGLVA
- a CDS encoding hypothetical protein (ID:RHAL1_03205;~conserved protein of unknown function;~source:Prodigal:2.6); its protein translation is MDAFSFYVDAAFPGVRMSLTVLLARHGTHDEVGQILSGRSDIALNERGRGEAQRLAERLRGAPIAAIRTSPRRRAVETAMTIGDIVGSSPRIVAALDEIDFGEWSGQTFGALDGDPRWRQWNAARRTASTPSGDTIAAAVSRALCHLQACGDMGAILCVSHCDLIRGLVAHCLGLDLDNILSFDIDPGSLTTLVMDGERGRVVALNERPA